The nucleotide sequence CCATTGGCTTTTCGCTCATCGCAGGTGTCGATCCCAAGGTCGGGCTCTATGCCTCGGTCATCATCGCCATCGTCATTTCGTTTGCTGGCGGGCGCCCGGCGATGATCTCGGCTGCCACCGCCGCCACGGCGGTGTTGATGGGCTCGCTGGTGCGCGAGCACGGGCTGGACTATCTCCTCGCCGCCACCATCCTCGCCGGCGTCATCCAGATCGGCCTGGGCCTCGCGCGCGTCGGCTATATCATGCGCTTCGTCTCGCGTTCGGTGATCACCGGCTTCGTCAATGCGCTGGCCATCCTCATTTTCATGGCACAATTGCCCGAGCTGACCGGCGTCACCTGGCAAAGCTATGTGATGATCGCGGCGGGCCTGGCCATCCTCTACCTCTTCCCGCGCATCACGAAGGCCATCCCATCGCCGCTGGTGTGCATTCTCATCCTCACCGCAGTCGCACTGGCCTTCGGCATTGATACGCGCTCCGTTGCGGATCTGGGCACGCTGCCCGATGCGCTGCCGACCCTGCTGCTGCCCAATGTGCCGCTCAGCCTCGACACCTTTCTGATTATCCTGCCTTATTCCATCGCGGTGGCGACTGTGGGCCTCCTCGAAAGCCTCCTGACTGCCTCCATCGTCGACCAGATGACCGAGACCACCAGCGACAAGAACCGCGAGAGCATCGGCCAGGGCATCGCCAATTTCGTCTCCGGCTTCTTCGGCGGCATGGCGGGTTGCGCCATGATCGGCCAGTCCACCATCAACGTAAAGCTGGGCGGGCGCACGCGCCTTTCGACCTTTGCGGCCGGAGCGATCCTGCTCTTCTTGCTTGTGGTGCTTGGCGATTGGGTCGGGCTCATCCCCATGCCCGCGCTGGTGGCGATCATGATCATGGTCGCTATCGGCACCTTCAACTGGGGGTCGCTGCGCGATCTCGCCTCTCACCCGCGCCGCTCGAGCGTGGTCATGCTGGCAACAGTTGCGACTGTCCTTGGCACGCATAATCTGGCGCTGGGTGTTGGCGTCGGCGTGCTGCTCTCGGGCATTTTCTTTGCCTGGAAAGTCGCGCAGATCTTTCGGGTCACCGCATCCCTCTCTGAGGATGGCGAAACGCGCACATATCGCATCGAGGGCCAGTTGTTCTTCGCCACGGCCGAGGAATTCCTGGCCGCCATGGATTTTGCCGAGCCGCCGCGCCGGGTTCGCATTGACCTCGAAGCAGCCCATCTCTGGGATCTGACCGGGGTCAACGCCATCGACACGGCCGTGCTCAAGTTCCGCAAGGCCGGCGCCGAGGTGGAGATCATCGGCCTCAACGAAGCCAGCGCCACGATCATGGACAAGTTCGCTGTGCACGACCGCCCCGGTGCCCTCGAGCGCATGCTCGGGCACTAGTCCGGGGCCGCTCCCTAAGCCTCGCCATCGCCGATCAAGGCGGTGGCTGTTCGCCAGAAATGAGGACTTGCCGCCCTCGTCCCTAAATCAGTGGAGCTATCGCCTAATCCATCGGCACATTGCCCGGGTGCACAACATCTGAACAATCGCTTGCAGCGATCCGATTTTGACGCTCTTATGGGAGCAGCGAAGCCGGAGGATTGTGTGCCGCCTTTCGACGAAATGCTCTTTGCCGATGGTCAGGTCAGGTCGCCTTATGCGCCCGTAAAAACCTGGCTCGACCAACAAACACCGGCTGCGCTGGAGAAAAAAGCCCGCGACGCCGAGAATGTCTTCCGACGGACCGGGATTACCTTCGCCGTCTATGGCGAGGAGGCGGCCGCCGAGCGGCTGATCCCCTTCGATCTGGTTCCCCGCATCATCACCGGCCGGGAATGGCGCTACCTCTCCCAAGGGATCGAGCAGCGCGTCATGGCGATCAACGCCTTCCTTGACGATATCTATCACCGCCAGGAAATCGTCCGCGCTGGCCGTATCCCCAGGCAGCTGATCGCCCAGAACGAGGCCTTTCTGCCCGAGATGATCGGCTTCCGCCCGCCGGCCAATGTCTACACCCATATCATTGGCGTCGATCTCGTGCGCACGGCTGAGAACCAGTTCTATGTGCTCGAGGACAATGCCCGCACGCCCTCGGGCGTGTCCTACATGCTGGAAAACCGGGAGACCATGCTGCAGCTCTTCCCTGAGCTCTTCCAGCAGGTGAAAGTCCAGCAGGTCGAAAACTACCCCCACCTGTTGCGTCAGTCGCTCGCCGCGGTCGCGCCGCCCGATCGCCTCAACGAAAAGCCGACCATTGCCGTGCTGACACCCGGCATCCACAACTCGGCCTATTTCGAGCACGCCTTTCTCGCAGACCAGATGGGGGTGGAGCTGGTCGAGGGCAGCGATCTCCGGGTCGACAATGGCCGCATCGCCATGCGCACCACCGAGGGGTTCCGCCCCATCGATGTGCTCTATCGGCGCGTCGACGACGCCTTCCTCGACCCGCTGGCTTTCCGGCCCGATTCAACCCTTGGCGTCGCCGGCATCATGGATGACTACCGATCCGGGCGCATCACCATCGCCAATGCGCCGGGCACTGGCATTGCCGATGACAAGGCGATCTATTCCTACATGCCCGAGATCATCGAGTTTTATACCGGGCGCCGGGCCATCCTCGAGAACGTGCCGACCTATCGCTGCACCGAACCCGACAGCCTCAAATATGTCCTCGAACACCTCGACGAGCTGGTGGTCAAGGAGGTCCATGGCTCGGGCGGTTATGGCATGCTCGTCGGCCCCGCGGCCTCGCGTCAGGAACTCTCCGATTTCGCGGACAAGCTGCGCGGCCGTCCGGGCAATTACATCGCCCAGCCGACCCTGGCGCTCTCGACCTCGCCGATCCTGACCGATGCGGGCCTGGCGCCACGCCATGTCGATCTCCGGCCCTTCGTCCTCGTGTCCGACCGCGTTCGCATCGCGCCGGGCGGCCTCACCCGTGTGGCGCTGACCGAAGGCTCGCTGGTGGTCAATTCCAGCCAAGGCGGTGGCACCAAGGACACCTGGGTTCTGGACGATTAGGGCAGGGGACACGCACATATGCTTTTAGGGCGCACTGCCAATGGCCTGTTCTGGATGCACCGCTATATCGAGCGGGCCGAGAACATGGCGCGTATCGTCGATGCCGGACTGCGCATGGCGCTGACCCGCACTTCCAATGCTTCGGAGGAATGGTCTTCGGTCGTGCTTTCGGCCGGTGCCATTTCAGCCTATCAGACCAAATACACCCACTATACCGCCGCCAGCGTGGCCGACTTTCTGCTCCGGGACCGGGACAATCCATCGAGCGTCATCTCCTGCATCGAGGCAGCGCGCTTCAACGCCCGCATGGTGCGCACGGCGCTGACACGTGACGCCTGGGAAGCTGTCAACGAAGCCTGGATGGCCCTTAAGGCGGCGCTCGACTGCCCCTTGCAGGAAAGCGAACTGCCGCGCCTGCTAGACGCCATCAAGCGCGAAACCTCGCTCATTCGCGGCGCTTTTCACGGCACCATGCTGCGCAACGAGATTTTCAATTTCTCGCGCATCGGCACCTTTATCGAACGGGCGGACAACACCTCGCGCATTCTCGACGTCAAATATTACGTGCTGCTGCCGGCCATGTCCTATGTCGGCGGCACCATGGACAATTATCAGTGGGAGTCGATCCTGCGGTCGGTCTCGGCGCACCGCTCCTATCGCTGGGTCTATGACAGCCAGTACAATCCCACCCATATCGCGGATTATCTCATGCTCAACGGGCGGATGCCGCGCTCGCTGCACTTCTGCTACCGCAACATCGTCGAAAATCTCGATTTTCTCGCCGAGGACTATGGCCTGCGTCACGCCTGCCATAATCAGGCCGCGCACACGCTGGCGTCCATTCGCGGCAAGCAGATCGAGGAAGTGTTCGATTTTGGCCTGCACGAATTCCTCACCGACTTCATCTCGCAAAACAACAGGCTCGGCGTCGCCATCGCCCGGGCCTTTAACTTCGATTGATCGCCCGTGCTGCTTTCCATCAGTCACACCTCGACCTATCGCTATACCGGCCCCGTGGCTTATGCCGTCCAACGCCTGCGGCTCTGGCCGACCAATTGCAGCGTTCAGGAGGTGGTCGACTGGCGGCTCGAAATCACCGGGGCAACGTCCGAGCTCAGCTACAACGACGCCTTCGGCAATCGCACCGAGTTGTTGCGCGCAACGCCGAACACC is from Devosia sp. SD17-2 and encodes:
- a CDS encoding SulP family inorganic anion transporter, with product MNFVSSLRRDWFSNVRGDLLSGLVVALALIPEAIGFSLIAGVDPKVGLYASVIIAIVISFAGGRPAMISAATAATAVLMGSLVREHGLDYLLAATILAGVIQIGLGLARVGYIMRFVSRSVITGFVNALAILIFMAQLPELTGVTWQSYVMIAAGLAILYLFPRITKAIPSPLVCILILTAVALAFGIDTRSVADLGTLPDALPTLLLPNVPLSLDTFLIILPYSIAVATVGLLESLLTASIVDQMTETTSDKNRESIGQGIANFVSGFFGGMAGCAMIGQSTINVKLGGRTRLSTFAAGAILLFLLVVLGDWVGLIPMPALVAIMIMVAIGTFNWGSLRDLASHPRRSSVVMLATVATVLGTHNLALGVGVGVLLSGIFFAWKVAQIFRVTASLSEDGETRTYRIEGQLFFATAEEFLAAMDFAEPPRRVRIDLEAAHLWDLTGVNAIDTAVLKFRKAGAEVEIIGLNEASATIMDKFAVHDRPGALERMLGH
- a CDS encoding circularly permuted type 2 ATP-grasp protein, which translates into the protein MPPFDEMLFADGQVRSPYAPVKTWLDQQTPAALEKKARDAENVFRRTGITFAVYGEEAAAERLIPFDLVPRIITGREWRYLSQGIEQRVMAINAFLDDIYHRQEIVRAGRIPRQLIAQNEAFLPEMIGFRPPANVYTHIIGVDLVRTAENQFYVLEDNARTPSGVSYMLENRETMLQLFPELFQQVKVQQVENYPHLLRQSLAAVAPPDRLNEKPTIAVLTPGIHNSAYFEHAFLADQMGVELVEGSDLRVDNGRIAMRTTEGFRPIDVLYRRVDDAFLDPLAFRPDSTLGVAGIMDDYRSGRITIANAPGTGIADDKAIYSYMPEIIEFYTGRRAILENVPTYRCTEPDSLKYVLEHLDELVVKEVHGSGGYGMLVGPAASRQELSDFADKLRGRPGNYIAQPTLALSTSPILTDAGLAPRHVDLRPFVLVSDRVRIAPGGLTRVALTEGSLVVNSSQGGGTKDTWVLDD
- a CDS encoding alpha-E domain-containing protein, with amino-acid sequence MLLGRTANGLFWMHRYIERAENMARIVDAGLRMALTRTSNASEEWSSVVLSAGAISAYQTKYTHYTAASVADFLLRDRDNPSSVISCIEAARFNARMVRTALTRDAWEAVNEAWMALKAALDCPLQESELPRLLDAIKRETSLIRGAFHGTMLRNEIFNFSRIGTFIERADNTSRILDVKYYVLLPAMSYVGGTMDNYQWESILRSVSAHRSYRWVYDSQYNPTHIADYLMLNGRMPRSLHFCYRNIVENLDFLAEDYGLRHACHNQAAHTLASIRGKQIEEVFDFGLHEFLTDFISQNNRLGVAIARAFNFD